From the genome of Vulpes vulpes isolate BD-2025 unplaced genomic scaffold, VulVul3 u000000671, whole genome shotgun sequence, one region includes:
- the HSF1 gene encoding heat shock factor protein 1 isoform X3 has translation MDLPVGPGAAGPSNVPAFLTKLWTLVSDPDTDALICWSPSGNSFHVFDQGQFAKEVLPKYFKHNNMASFVRQLNMYGFRKVVHIEQGGLVKPERDDTEFQHPCFLRGQEQLLENIKRKVTSVSTLKNEDIKIRQDSVTKLLTDVQLMKGKQESMDSKLLAMKHENEALWREVASLRQKHAQQQKVVNKLIQFLISLVQSNRILGVKRKIPLMLNDGSSAHSMPKYGRQYSLEHIHGSGPYSAPSPAYSSSSLYSPDAVASSGPIISDITELAPSSPLASPGGSVDERPLSSSPVVRVKEEPPSPPRSPRVEEASPGHQSSVVEIPLSPTALIDSILRESEPAPAAPATPLTDAGGRRPSPSPPPAPAPEKCLSVACLDKTELSDHLDAMDSNLDNLQTMLTSHGFSVDTSALLDLFSPSVTVPDMSLPDLDSSLASQIQELLSPQEPPRPLEAENSSPDSGKQLVHYTAQPLFLVDPGSVDMGSSDLPVLFELGEGSYFSEGDDYTDDPTISLLTGSEPPKAKDPTVS, from the exons ATGGATCTGCCCGTGGGCCCCGGCGCGGCGGGGCCCAGCAACGTCCCGGCCTTCCTGACCAAGCTGTGGACCCTCGTGAGCGACCCGGACACCGACGCGCTCATCTGCTGGAGCCCG AGCGGGAACAGCTTCCACGTGTTCGACCAGGGACAGTTCGCCAAGGAGGTGTTGCCGAAGTACTTCAAGCACAACAACATGGCCAGCTTCGTGCGGCAGCTCAACATGT ACGGCTTCCGGAAGGTGGTGCACATTGAGCAGGGTGGCTTGGTCAAGCCAGAGAGGGACGACACTGAGTTCCAGCACCCGTGCTTCCTGCGTGGCCAGGAGCAGCTCCTTGAGAACATCAAGAGGAAAGTGACCAGC GTCTCCACACTGAAGAACGAGGACATAAAGATCCGCCAGGACAGTGTCACCAAGCTGCTGACCGACGTGCAGCTCATGAAGGGGAAGCAGGAGAGCATGGACTCCAAGCTGCTGGCCATGAAGCA CGAGAACGAGGCCCTGTGGCGGGAAGTGGCCAGCCTGCGGCAGAAGCACGCCCAGCAGCAGAAAGTCGTCAACAAG CTCATCCAGTTCCTCATCTCCCTGGTGCAGTCGAACCGGATCCTGGGGGTGAAGAGGAAAAT CCCCCTGATGCTGAACGACGGCAGTTCGGCACATTCCATGCCCAAGTATGGCCGGCAGTACTCCCTGGAGCACATCCACGGCTCGGGCCCCTACTCG GCTCCTTCCCCGGCCTACAGCAGCTCCAGCCTCTACTCCCCAGATGCCGTCGCCAGCTCCGGACCCATCATCTCCGACATCACCGAACTGGCCCCCAGCAGTCCCTTGGCCTCCCCGGGCGGAAGCGTAGACGAGAG GCCACTGTCCAGCAGCCCCGTGGTACGCGTCAAGGAGgagccccccagccctcctcgGAGCCCCCGGGTGGAGGAGGCCAGTCCTGGACACCAGTCCTCCGTCGTGGAGATACCCCTGTCCCCCACCGCCCTCATTGACTCCATCCTGCGGGAAAGCGAGCCTGCGCCCGCCGCCCCAGCCACACCCCTCACGGATGCAGGGGGCCGCCGCCCCTCACCCTCGCCCCCGCCTGCCCCGGCCCCTGAGAAGTGCCTCAGCGTAGCCTGCCTGGACAA GACGGAGCTCAGTGACCACCTGGACGCCATGGACTCCAACCTGGACAACCTGCAGACCATGCTGACAAGCCACGGCTTCAGCGTGGACACGAGCGCCCTGCTGGAC CTGTTCAGCCCCTCCGTGACGGTGCCCGACATGAGCCTGCCCGACCTTGACAGCAGCCTGGCCAGC cagATCCAGGAGCTCCTCTCCCCCCAGGAGCCGCCCAGGCCTCTCGAGGCAGAGAACAGCAGCCCTGACTCAG ggaagcAGCTGGTGCACTACACGGCGCAACCCCTGTTCTTGGTGGACCCGGGCTCCGTGGATATGGGAAGCAGCGACCTGCCCGTGCTCTTCGAGCTGGGGGAGGGTTCCTACTTCTCCGAGGGGGACGACTACACAGATGACCCCACCATCTCCCTGCTGACGGGCTCAGAGCCCCCCAAAGCCAAGGACCCCACTGTCTCCtag
- the HSF1 gene encoding heat shock factor protein 1 isoform X2 produces the protein MDLPVGPGAAGPSNVPAFLTKLWTLVSDPDTDALICWSPSGNSFHVFDQGQFAKEVLPKYFKHNNMASFVRQLNMYGFRKVVHIEQGGLVKPERDDTEFQHPCFLRGQEQLLENIKRKVTSVSTLKNEDIKIRQDSVTKLLTDVQLMKGKQESMDSKLLAMKHENEALWREVASLRQKHAQQQKVVNKLIQFLISLVQSNRILGVKRKIPLMLNDGSSAHSMPKYGRQYSLEHIHGSGPYSAPSPAYSSSSLYSPDAVASSGPIISDITELAPSSPLASPGGSVDERPLSSSPVVRVKEEPPSPPRSPRVEEASPGHQSSVVEIPLSPTALIDSILRESEPAPAAPATPLTDAGGRRPSPSPPPAPAPEKCLSVACLDNLARAPQMSGVARLFPCPSSLHGRVQPGTELSDHLDAMDSNLDNLQTMLTSHGFSVDTSALLDLFSPSVTVPDMSLPDLDSSLASIQELLSPQEPPRPLEAENSSPDSGKQLVHYTAQPLFLVDPGSVDMGSSDLPVLFELGEGSYFSEGDDYTDDPTISLLTGSEPPKAKDPTVS, from the exons ATGGATCTGCCCGTGGGCCCCGGCGCGGCGGGGCCCAGCAACGTCCCGGCCTTCCTGACCAAGCTGTGGACCCTCGTGAGCGACCCGGACACCGACGCGCTCATCTGCTGGAGCCCG AGCGGGAACAGCTTCCACGTGTTCGACCAGGGACAGTTCGCCAAGGAGGTGTTGCCGAAGTACTTCAAGCACAACAACATGGCCAGCTTCGTGCGGCAGCTCAACATGT ACGGCTTCCGGAAGGTGGTGCACATTGAGCAGGGTGGCTTGGTCAAGCCAGAGAGGGACGACACTGAGTTCCAGCACCCGTGCTTCCTGCGTGGCCAGGAGCAGCTCCTTGAGAACATCAAGAGGAAAGTGACCAGC GTCTCCACACTGAAGAACGAGGACATAAAGATCCGCCAGGACAGTGTCACCAAGCTGCTGACCGACGTGCAGCTCATGAAGGGGAAGCAGGAGAGCATGGACTCCAAGCTGCTGGCCATGAAGCA CGAGAACGAGGCCCTGTGGCGGGAAGTGGCCAGCCTGCGGCAGAAGCACGCCCAGCAGCAGAAAGTCGTCAACAAG CTCATCCAGTTCCTCATCTCCCTGGTGCAGTCGAACCGGATCCTGGGGGTGAAGAGGAAAAT CCCCCTGATGCTGAACGACGGCAGTTCGGCACATTCCATGCCCAAGTATGGCCGGCAGTACTCCCTGGAGCACATCCACGGCTCGGGCCCCTACTCG GCTCCTTCCCCGGCCTACAGCAGCTCCAGCCTCTACTCCCCAGATGCCGTCGCCAGCTCCGGACCCATCATCTCCGACATCACCGAACTGGCCCCCAGCAGTCCCTTGGCCTCCCCGGGCGGAAGCGTAGACGAGAG GCCACTGTCCAGCAGCCCCGTGGTACGCGTCAAGGAGgagccccccagccctcctcgGAGCCCCCGGGTGGAGGAGGCCAGTCCTGGACACCAGTCCTCCGTCGTGGAGATACCCCTGTCCCCCACCGCCCTCATTGACTCCATCCTGCGGGAAAGCGAGCCTGCGCCCGCCGCCCCAGCCACACCCCTCACGGATGCAGGGGGCCGCCGCCCCTCACCCTCGCCCCCGCCTGCCCCGGCCCCTGAGAAGTGCCTCAGCGTAGCCTGCCTGGACAA TTTGGCTCGCGCTCCACAGATGTCTGGGGTCGCCcgcctcttcccctgcccctcctctctgcatgGCCGAGTCCAGCCAGG GACGGAGCTCAGTGACCACCTGGACGCCATGGACTCCAACCTGGACAACCTGCAGACCATGCTGACAAGCCACGGCTTCAGCGTGGACACGAGCGCCCTGCTGGAC CTGTTCAGCCCCTCCGTGACGGTGCCCGACATGAGCCTGCCCGACCTTGACAGCAGCCTGGCCAGC ATCCAGGAGCTCCTCTCCCCCCAGGAGCCGCCCAGGCCTCTCGAGGCAGAGAACAGCAGCCCTGACTCAG ggaagcAGCTGGTGCACTACACGGCGCAACCCCTGTTCTTGGTGGACCCGGGCTCCGTGGATATGGGAAGCAGCGACCTGCCCGTGCTCTTCGAGCTGGGGGAGGGTTCCTACTTCTCCGAGGGGGACGACTACACAGATGACCCCACCATCTCCCTGCTGACGGGCTCAGAGCCCCCCAAAGCCAAGGACCCCACTGTCTCCtag
- the DGAT1 gene encoding diacylglycerol O-acyltransferase 1 isoform X1 — protein sequence MWLGEGGLLCLSACHLLVKPSLTTQVRDPSSVPWPASLFHRVCRKPCSGPKLRAPGRVCALWGGAEDPRACRGKPFPSPGPDSEAHLAGAVLGPWAPGSESGRGQSGLSCLAPRTGQLLPTPRGVGHPGASGPWPAAREQVICAAGVGVMGALLQDFLSPQWCGVRCAGQMGHRMLPGHPGLLPLRVLRGAGGQPVTRANGAVPFLSLADLEQCTVIFRKPHQVSVLPRAPAPPLRPLPTCSGPHPPVPRYGILVDPIQVVSLFLKDPYSWPALCLVIVANVFAVAAFQVEKRLAVGALTEQAGLLLHVLNLATILCFPAAVALLLESITPVGSVLALMVYTILFLKLFSYRDVNLWCRERRARAKAKAAPSGKKANGGAAQRMVSYPDNLTYRDLYYFLFAPTLCYELNFPRSPRIRKRFLLRRLLEMLFLTQLQVGLIQQWMVPTIQNSMKPFKDMDYSRIIERLLKLAVPNHLIWLIFFYWFFHSCMNAVAELMQFGDREFYRDWWNSESVTYFWQNWNIPVHKWCLRHFYKPMLRRGSSKWVARTGVFFASAFFHEYLVSIPLHMFRLWAFTGMMAQIPLAWIVSRFFQGNYGNAAVWLTLIIGQPVAVLMYVHDYYVLHYEAPVAGA from the exons ATGTGGCTGGGGGAGGGCGggctcctgtgtctctctgcgTGTCACCTCCttgtgaagccttccctgaccacccaggTAAGGGATCCCAGCAGTGTCCCCTGGCCAGCATCGCTATTCCACAGAGTGTGCCGCAAGCCCTGCTCAGGGCCTAAGTTGAGGGCACCCGGCAGGGTCTGTGCTCTCTGGGGTGGAGCAGAAGACCCTCGGGCCTGCAGAGGGAAGCCATTCCCCAGCCCCGGGCCAGACTCAGAAGCCCATCTTGCTGGGGCCGTGCTGGGGCCATGGGCCCCGGGCTCAGAGAGCGGAAGAGGGCAGTCCGGCCTCAGCTGCCTAGCCCCCAGGACTGGTCAGCTTCTCCCCACTCCCCGGGGTGTGGGACATCCTGGGGCCTCGGGGCCCTGGCCCGCTGCTAGGGAACAGGTCATCTGTGCTGCTGGTGTTGGGGTGATGGGGGCACTGCTGCAGGACTTCCTGTCCCCGCAGTGGTGTGGGGTGAGGTGTGCAGGTCAGATGGGTCACAGGATGCTGCCTGGACACCCAGGGCTCTTGCCCCTCCGGGTGCTGAGAGGAGCTGGGGGGCAGCCTGTGACCAGGGCTAATGGGGCTGtgcccttcctctctcttgcAGATCTTGAGCAATGCACGGTTATTTTTAGAAAACCTCATCAAGTGAGTGTCCTccccagggccccggccccgcccctgaggcccctccccacctgctcaggCCCTCATCCCCCGGTCCCCAGGTACGGCATCCTGGTGGATCCCATCCAGGTGGTGTCTCTGTTTCTGAAGGACCCCTACAGCTGGCCTGCCTTGTGTCTGGTTATTG TGGCCAATGTCTTTGCCGTGGCTGCGTTCCAGGTGGAGAAGCGCCTGGCGGTG GGTGCCCTGACGGAGCAGGCTGGGCTGCTGCTGCACGTGCTCAACCTGGCCACCATCCTCTGCTTCCCGGCAGCCGTGGCCTTGCTGCTCGAGTCCATCACGCCAG TGGGCTCCGTGCTGGCTCTGATGGTGTACACCATCCTCTTCCTCAAGCTCTTCTCCTACCGGGACGTCAACCTGTGGTGCCGAGAGCGGAGGGCACGGGCCAAGGCCAAGGCTG CTCCCTCAGGTAAGAAGGCCAACGGGGGAGCTGCCCAGCGCATGGTGAGCTACCCGGACAACCTGACCTACCGAG ACCTGTACTACTTCCTGTTTGCCCCTACTCTGTGCTACGAGCTCAACTTTCCCCGCTCTCCCCGCATCCGAAAGCGCTTCCTGCTGCGGAGGCTCCTTGAGATG CTGTTTTTGACTCAGCTGCAGGTGGGATTGATCCAGCAG TGGATGGTCCCCACCATCCAGAACTCCATGAAGCCTTTCAAG GATATGGATTACTCCCGCATCAtcgagcgcctcctgaagctggcG GTCCCCAATCACCTCATCTGGCTCATCTTCTTCTACTGGTTCTTCCACTCGTGCATGAACGCCGTGGCCGAGCTCATGCAGTTCGGAGACCGGGAATTCTACCGGGACTGGTG GAACTCGGAGTCGGTCACCTACTTCTGGCAGAACTGGAACATCCCGGTGCACAAGTGGTGCCTCAG GCACTTCTACAAGCCCATGCTCCGGCGGGGCAGCAGCAAGTGGGTGGCCAGGACCGGGGTGTTCTTCGCCTCGGCCTTCTTCCACGAG TACCTGGTGAGCATCCCGCTGCACATGTTCCGCCTCTGGGCCTTCACCGGCATGATGGCTCAG ATCCCGCTGGCCTGGATAGTGAGCCGCTTCTTCCAGGGCAACTACGGCAACGCAGCTGTGTGGCTGACACTCATCATCGGGCAGCCGGTGGCCGTGCTCATGTACGTCCACGACTACTATGTGCTCCACTATGAGGCTCCCGTGGCGGGGGCCTGA
- the HSF1 gene encoding heat shock factor protein 1 isoform X1 has translation MDLPVGPGAAGPSNVPAFLTKLWTLVSDPDTDALICWSPSGNSFHVFDQGQFAKEVLPKYFKHNNMASFVRQLNMYGFRKVVHIEQGGLVKPERDDTEFQHPCFLRGQEQLLENIKRKVTSVSTLKNEDIKIRQDSVTKLLTDVQLMKGKQESMDSKLLAMKHENEALWREVASLRQKHAQQQKVVNKLIQFLISLVQSNRILGVKRKIPLMLNDGSSAHSMPKYGRQYSLEHIHGSGPYSAPSPAYSSSSLYSPDAVASSGPIISDITELAPSSPLASPGGSVDERPLSSSPVVRVKEEPPSPPRSPRVEEASPGHQSSVVEIPLSPTALIDSILRESEPAPAAPATPLTDAGGRRPSPSPPPAPAPEKCLSVACLDNLARAPQMSGVARLFPCPSSLHGRVQPGTELSDHLDAMDSNLDNLQTMLTSHGFSVDTSALLDLFSPSVTVPDMSLPDLDSSLASQIQELLSPQEPPRPLEAENSSPDSGKQLVHYTAQPLFLVDPGSVDMGSSDLPVLFELGEGSYFSEGDDYTDDPTISLLTGSEPPKAKDPTVS, from the exons ATGGATCTGCCCGTGGGCCCCGGCGCGGCGGGGCCCAGCAACGTCCCGGCCTTCCTGACCAAGCTGTGGACCCTCGTGAGCGACCCGGACACCGACGCGCTCATCTGCTGGAGCCCG AGCGGGAACAGCTTCCACGTGTTCGACCAGGGACAGTTCGCCAAGGAGGTGTTGCCGAAGTACTTCAAGCACAACAACATGGCCAGCTTCGTGCGGCAGCTCAACATGT ACGGCTTCCGGAAGGTGGTGCACATTGAGCAGGGTGGCTTGGTCAAGCCAGAGAGGGACGACACTGAGTTCCAGCACCCGTGCTTCCTGCGTGGCCAGGAGCAGCTCCTTGAGAACATCAAGAGGAAAGTGACCAGC GTCTCCACACTGAAGAACGAGGACATAAAGATCCGCCAGGACAGTGTCACCAAGCTGCTGACCGACGTGCAGCTCATGAAGGGGAAGCAGGAGAGCATGGACTCCAAGCTGCTGGCCATGAAGCA CGAGAACGAGGCCCTGTGGCGGGAAGTGGCCAGCCTGCGGCAGAAGCACGCCCAGCAGCAGAAAGTCGTCAACAAG CTCATCCAGTTCCTCATCTCCCTGGTGCAGTCGAACCGGATCCTGGGGGTGAAGAGGAAAAT CCCCCTGATGCTGAACGACGGCAGTTCGGCACATTCCATGCCCAAGTATGGCCGGCAGTACTCCCTGGAGCACATCCACGGCTCGGGCCCCTACTCG GCTCCTTCCCCGGCCTACAGCAGCTCCAGCCTCTACTCCCCAGATGCCGTCGCCAGCTCCGGACCCATCATCTCCGACATCACCGAACTGGCCCCCAGCAGTCCCTTGGCCTCCCCGGGCGGAAGCGTAGACGAGAG GCCACTGTCCAGCAGCCCCGTGGTACGCGTCAAGGAGgagccccccagccctcctcgGAGCCCCCGGGTGGAGGAGGCCAGTCCTGGACACCAGTCCTCCGTCGTGGAGATACCCCTGTCCCCCACCGCCCTCATTGACTCCATCCTGCGGGAAAGCGAGCCTGCGCCCGCCGCCCCAGCCACACCCCTCACGGATGCAGGGGGCCGCCGCCCCTCACCCTCGCCCCCGCCTGCCCCGGCCCCTGAGAAGTGCCTCAGCGTAGCCTGCCTGGACAA TTTGGCTCGCGCTCCACAGATGTCTGGGGTCGCCcgcctcttcccctgcccctcctctctgcatgGCCGAGTCCAGCCAGG GACGGAGCTCAGTGACCACCTGGACGCCATGGACTCCAACCTGGACAACCTGCAGACCATGCTGACAAGCCACGGCTTCAGCGTGGACACGAGCGCCCTGCTGGAC CTGTTCAGCCCCTCCGTGACGGTGCCCGACATGAGCCTGCCCGACCTTGACAGCAGCCTGGCCAGC cagATCCAGGAGCTCCTCTCCCCCCAGGAGCCGCCCAGGCCTCTCGAGGCAGAGAACAGCAGCCCTGACTCAG ggaagcAGCTGGTGCACTACACGGCGCAACCCCTGTTCTTGGTGGACCCGGGCTCCGTGGATATGGGAAGCAGCGACCTGCCCGTGCTCTTCGAGCTGGGGGAGGGTTCCTACTTCTCCGAGGGGGACGACTACACAGATGACCCCACCATCTCCCTGCTGACGGGCTCAGAGCCCCCCAAAGCCAAGGACCCCACTGTCTCCtag
- the HSF1 gene encoding heat shock factor protein 1 isoform X4, with amino-acid sequence MDLPVGPGAAGPSNVPAFLTKLWTLVSDPDTDALICWSPSGNSFHVFDQGQFAKEVLPKYFKHNNMASFVRQLNMYGFRKVVHIEQGGLVKPERDDTEFQHPCFLRGQEQLLENIKRKVTSVSTLKNEDIKIRQDSVTKLLTDVQLMKGKQESMDSKLLAMKHENEALWREVASLRQKHAQQQKVVNKLIQFLISLVQSNRILGVKRKIPLMLNDGSSAHSMPKYGRQYSLEHIHGSGPYSAPSPAYSSSSLYSPDAVASSGPIISDITELAPSSPLASPGGSVDERPLSSSPVVRVKEEPPSPPRSPRVEEASPGHQSSVVEIPLSPTALIDSILRESEPAPAAPATPLTDAGGRRPSPSPPPAPAPEKCLSVACLDKTELSDHLDAMDSNLDNLQTMLTSHGFSVDTSALLDLFSPSVTVPDMSLPDLDSSLASIQELLSPQEPPRPLEAENSSPDSGKQLVHYTAQPLFLVDPGSVDMGSSDLPVLFELGEGSYFSEGDDYTDDPTISLLTGSEPPKAKDPTVS; translated from the exons ATGGATCTGCCCGTGGGCCCCGGCGCGGCGGGGCCCAGCAACGTCCCGGCCTTCCTGACCAAGCTGTGGACCCTCGTGAGCGACCCGGACACCGACGCGCTCATCTGCTGGAGCCCG AGCGGGAACAGCTTCCACGTGTTCGACCAGGGACAGTTCGCCAAGGAGGTGTTGCCGAAGTACTTCAAGCACAACAACATGGCCAGCTTCGTGCGGCAGCTCAACATGT ACGGCTTCCGGAAGGTGGTGCACATTGAGCAGGGTGGCTTGGTCAAGCCAGAGAGGGACGACACTGAGTTCCAGCACCCGTGCTTCCTGCGTGGCCAGGAGCAGCTCCTTGAGAACATCAAGAGGAAAGTGACCAGC GTCTCCACACTGAAGAACGAGGACATAAAGATCCGCCAGGACAGTGTCACCAAGCTGCTGACCGACGTGCAGCTCATGAAGGGGAAGCAGGAGAGCATGGACTCCAAGCTGCTGGCCATGAAGCA CGAGAACGAGGCCCTGTGGCGGGAAGTGGCCAGCCTGCGGCAGAAGCACGCCCAGCAGCAGAAAGTCGTCAACAAG CTCATCCAGTTCCTCATCTCCCTGGTGCAGTCGAACCGGATCCTGGGGGTGAAGAGGAAAAT CCCCCTGATGCTGAACGACGGCAGTTCGGCACATTCCATGCCCAAGTATGGCCGGCAGTACTCCCTGGAGCACATCCACGGCTCGGGCCCCTACTCG GCTCCTTCCCCGGCCTACAGCAGCTCCAGCCTCTACTCCCCAGATGCCGTCGCCAGCTCCGGACCCATCATCTCCGACATCACCGAACTGGCCCCCAGCAGTCCCTTGGCCTCCCCGGGCGGAAGCGTAGACGAGAG GCCACTGTCCAGCAGCCCCGTGGTACGCGTCAAGGAGgagccccccagccctcctcgGAGCCCCCGGGTGGAGGAGGCCAGTCCTGGACACCAGTCCTCCGTCGTGGAGATACCCCTGTCCCCCACCGCCCTCATTGACTCCATCCTGCGGGAAAGCGAGCCTGCGCCCGCCGCCCCAGCCACACCCCTCACGGATGCAGGGGGCCGCCGCCCCTCACCCTCGCCCCCGCCTGCCCCGGCCCCTGAGAAGTGCCTCAGCGTAGCCTGCCTGGACAA GACGGAGCTCAGTGACCACCTGGACGCCATGGACTCCAACCTGGACAACCTGCAGACCATGCTGACAAGCCACGGCTTCAGCGTGGACACGAGCGCCCTGCTGGAC CTGTTCAGCCCCTCCGTGACGGTGCCCGACATGAGCCTGCCCGACCTTGACAGCAGCCTGGCCAGC ATCCAGGAGCTCCTCTCCCCCCAGGAGCCGCCCAGGCCTCTCGAGGCAGAGAACAGCAGCCCTGACTCAG ggaagcAGCTGGTGCACTACACGGCGCAACCCCTGTTCTTGGTGGACCCGGGCTCCGTGGATATGGGAAGCAGCGACCTGCCCGTGCTCTTCGAGCTGGGGGAGGGTTCCTACTTCTCCGAGGGGGACGACTACACAGATGACCCCACCATCTCCCTGCTGACGGGCTCAGAGCCCCCCAAAGCCAAGGACCCCACTGTCTCCtag
- the DGAT1 gene encoding diacylglycerol O-acyltransferase 1 isoform X2, which yields MGDRGGAGGSRRRRTGSRPSSQSGGGPAAAEDEVRAAGPEGDAPAADKDESRGSDAGGSHWDLRCHRLQDSLFSSDSGFSNYRGILNWCVVMLILSNARLFLENLIKYGILVDPIQVVSLFLKDPYSWPALCLVIVANVFAVAAFQVEKRLAVGALTEQAGLLLHVLNLATILCFPAAVALLLESITPVGSVLALMVYTILFLKLFSYRDVNLWCRERRARAKAKAAPSGKKANGGAAQRMVSYPDNLTYRDLYYFLFAPTLCYELNFPRSPRIRKRFLLRRLLEMLFLTQLQVGLIQQWMVPTIQNSMKPFKDMDYSRIIERLLKLAVPNHLIWLIFFYWFFHSCMNAVAELMQFGDREFYRDWWNSESVTYFWQNWNIPVHKWCLRHFYKPMLRRGSSKWVARTGVFFASAFFHEYLVSIPLHMFRLWAFTGMMAQIPLAWIVSRFFQGNYGNAAVWLTLIIGQPVAVLMYVHDYYVLHYEAPVAGA from the exons ATGGGCGaccgcggcggcgcgggcggctcCCGGCGCCGGAGGACGGGCTCGCGGCCCTCGAGCCAGAGCGGCGGCGGGCCCGCGGCGGCGGAAGACGAGGTGCGGGCCGCGGGCCCCGAGGGCGACGCGCCGGCCGCCGACAAGGACGAGAGCCGCGGCTCCGACGCGGGCGGCAGCCACTGGGACCTGAG GTGCCACCGCCTGCAAGATTCTTTGTTCAGCTCTGACAGTGGCTTTAGCAACTACCGTGGGATCCTGAATTGGTGTGTGGTGATGCTG ATCTTGAGCAATGCACGGTTATTTTTAGAAAACCTCATCAA GTACGGCATCCTGGTGGATCCCATCCAGGTGGTGTCTCTGTTTCTGAAGGACCCCTACAGCTGGCCTGCCTTGTGTCTGGTTATTG TGGCCAATGTCTTTGCCGTGGCTGCGTTCCAGGTGGAGAAGCGCCTGGCGGTG GGTGCCCTGACGGAGCAGGCTGGGCTGCTGCTGCACGTGCTCAACCTGGCCACCATCCTCTGCTTCCCGGCAGCCGTGGCCTTGCTGCTCGAGTCCATCACGCCAG TGGGCTCCGTGCTGGCTCTGATGGTGTACACCATCCTCTTCCTCAAGCTCTTCTCCTACCGGGACGTCAACCTGTGGTGCCGAGAGCGGAGGGCACGGGCCAAGGCCAAGGCTG CTCCCTCAGGTAAGAAGGCCAACGGGGGAGCTGCCCAGCGCATGGTGAGCTACCCGGACAACCTGACCTACCGAG ACCTGTACTACTTCCTGTTTGCCCCTACTCTGTGCTACGAGCTCAACTTTCCCCGCTCTCCCCGCATCCGAAAGCGCTTCCTGCTGCGGAGGCTCCTTGAGATG CTGTTTTTGACTCAGCTGCAGGTGGGATTGATCCAGCAG TGGATGGTCCCCACCATCCAGAACTCCATGAAGCCTTTCAAG GATATGGATTACTCCCGCATCAtcgagcgcctcctgaagctggcG GTCCCCAATCACCTCATCTGGCTCATCTTCTTCTACTGGTTCTTCCACTCGTGCATGAACGCCGTGGCCGAGCTCATGCAGTTCGGAGACCGGGAATTCTACCGGGACTGGTG GAACTCGGAGTCGGTCACCTACTTCTGGCAGAACTGGAACATCCCGGTGCACAAGTGGTGCCTCAG GCACTTCTACAAGCCCATGCTCCGGCGGGGCAGCAGCAAGTGGGTGGCCAGGACCGGGGTGTTCTTCGCCTCGGCCTTCTTCCACGAG TACCTGGTGAGCATCCCGCTGCACATGTTCCGCCTCTGGGCCTTCACCGGCATGATGGCTCAG ATCCCGCTGGCCTGGATAGTGAGCCGCTTCTTCCAGGGCAACTACGGCAACGCAGCTGTGTGGCTGACACTCATCATCGGGCAGCCGGTGGCCGTGCTCATGTACGTCCACGACTACTATGTGCTCCACTATGAGGCTCCCGTGGCGGGGGCCTGA